One region of Streptomyces rishiriensis genomic DNA includes:
- a CDS encoding HelD family protein, with protein sequence MSTPSTPSTSVDDDPLARERAHLSSSRRALRAMREDVEALDISDVTANWVNARILERQMGERIKALADLSDTPLFFGRLDYLHAPGAERAEGAEGEQFYIGRRHVHDGDGDPMVVDWRAPVSQPFYRASKKDPMDVGLRRRFGYTGGDLTAYEDEHLSDPAETARTSKLLQREIERPRVGPMRDIVATIQPEQDEIVRSGLGGTVCVQGGPGTGKTAVGLHRVAYLLYAHRERLARTGTLVIGPNRSFLHYIEQVLPALGELAVRQGTVDDLVAHVEVRGTDDAAAAMVKGDARMAEVLRRALYSHVSMPGEPLVVVRGSRRWRLPAYEIEEMVRELLDRGIRYGAAREALPQRIAHAVLVQMERSGEAPDDRVQDAVARNSAVKAAVKEVWPAVEPAKLVLRLLTDADFLAEHAKGVLTEDEQKTILWALPGSGRRPARSVKAARWSAADAVLIDEATDLVERTHSLGHVVLDEAQDLSPMQYRAVGRRCTTGSATVLGDLAQGTTPWATRSWQEALGHLGKAEAVIEELTAGFRVPTDVITYASRLLPYIAPGLTPVASVRENPGFFDLRPVTGTAEVVAACEELLRNEGSTGLIAADARIPELAEALTASGIGFLAPGEETTAETRLTLVPASLAKGLEYDYVVLDEPRAVVDGEPDERTGLRRLYVALTRAVSGLIVTHAAALPPQLA encoded by the coding sequence TTGTCCACGCCGTCCACACCGTCCACGTCCGTCGACGACGATCCGCTCGCCCGCGAACGCGCCCACCTCAGCTCCTCCCGGCGGGCGCTGCGCGCCATGCGCGAGGACGTCGAAGCCCTCGACATCAGCGACGTCACCGCGAACTGGGTCAACGCCCGGATCCTGGAACGCCAGATGGGCGAGCGGATCAAGGCGCTCGCCGACCTCAGCGACACCCCGCTGTTCTTCGGCCGGCTCGACTACCTGCACGCTCCCGGCGCCGAGCGGGCGGAGGGCGCGGAGGGGGAGCAGTTCTACATCGGGCGACGGCATGTGCACGACGGCGACGGCGACCCGATGGTCGTCGACTGGCGTGCGCCGGTCTCGCAGCCGTTCTACCGGGCGTCGAAGAAGGACCCGATGGACGTCGGGCTGCGCCGCCGCTTCGGGTACACCGGCGGCGACCTCACCGCCTACGAGGACGAGCATCTGTCCGACCCGGCGGAGACGGCGCGGACCAGCAAGCTGCTCCAGCGGGAGATCGAGCGGCCCCGTGTCGGACCGATGCGTGACATCGTCGCCACCATCCAGCCCGAGCAGGACGAGATCGTGCGCAGCGGGCTGGGCGGGACGGTCTGCGTCCAGGGAGGCCCGGGTACCGGTAAGACGGCCGTCGGTCTGCACCGGGTGGCGTATCTGCTGTACGCCCACCGCGAGCGGCTCGCCCGCACCGGCACGCTGGTCATCGGACCGAACCGGTCGTTCCTGCACTACATCGAGCAGGTGCTGCCGGCGCTGGGCGAGTTGGCGGTGCGCCAGGGCACGGTCGACGACCTGGTGGCCCACGTCGAGGTGCGGGGCACGGACGACGCGGCGGCGGCGATGGTCAAGGGGGACGCGAGGATGGCGGAGGTGCTGCGGCGCGCCCTGTACTCGCACGTCAGCATGCCGGGCGAACCGCTCGTCGTCGTGCGCGGCTCGCGGCGGTGGCGGCTTCCGGCGTACGAGATCGAGGAGATGGTCCGGGAGTTGCTGGACCGGGGCATCCGCTACGGCGCCGCCCGCGAGGCCCTGCCGCAGCGCATCGCGCACGCCGTGCTGGTGCAGATGGAACGCTCGGGCGAGGCACCGGACGACCGGGTGCAGGACGCCGTCGCCCGCAACAGCGCGGTGAAGGCGGCCGTGAAGGAGGTCTGGCCGGCCGTCGAACCGGCGAAGCTGGTCCTTCGGCTGCTCACGGACGCGGACTTCCTCGCCGAGCACGCGAAGGGCGTGCTGACCGAGGACGAGCAGAAGACCATCCTGTGGGCGCTGCCGGGATCCGGCAGAAGGCCGGCCCGGTCCGTGAAGGCGGCCAGGTGGTCGGCGGCGGACGCGGTGCTGATCGACGAGGCGACCGACCTCGTCGAGCGCACCCACTCCCTGGGACATGTGGTCCTGGACGAGGCGCAGGACCTGTCCCCCATGCAGTACCGGGCGGTCGGCCGCCGCTGTACGACGGGTTCGGCGACCGTGCTGGGCGACCTGGCGCAGGGCACCACGCCGTGGGCGACCCGCAGCTGGCAGGAGGCCCTCGGTCACCTGGGCAAGGCGGAGGCGGTGATCGAGGAACTGACGGCGGGTTTCCGCGTGCCGACGGACGTCATCACCTACGCCTCGCGTCTGCTCCCGTACATCGCGCCGGGTCTGACCCCCGTCGCCTCGGTCCGCGAGAACCCCGGCTTCTTCGACCTCCGGCCGGTGACCGGCACCGCCGAGGTCGTCGCGGCCTGCGAGGAGCTGCTGCGCAACGAGGGGTCGACGGGCCTGATCGCGGCCGACGCCCGGATCCCGGAGCTGGCCGAGGCGCTGACGGCGTCGGGCATCGGCTTCCTCGCCCCGGGCGAGGAGACGACGGCCGAGACCCGCCTCACCCTGGTCCCGGCCTCCCTGGCCAAGGGTCTGGAGTACGACTACGTCGTCCTGGACGAGCCCCGGGCGGTGGTCGACGGCGAGCCGGACGAGCGGACGGGCCTGCGGCGGCTGTACGTGGCGCTGACCCGAGCGGTGTCGGGCCTGATCGTGACGCACGCGGCCGCGCTGCCGCCCCAGCTCGCCTGA
- a CDS encoding MurR/RpiR family transcriptional regulator, with product MTKAVKETFSPDPAALAAKVRTLAPSLTRSMRRVAEAVANDPAGCAALTVTGLAEHTGTSEATVVRTARLLGYPGYRDLRLALAGLAAHQRSGRAPALTTDIAVDDPLADVVAKLAHDERQTLADTAAALDTGQLEAAVAAAAAARRIDVYGVGASGLVAQDLTQKLLRIGLIAHAHSDTHLAVTTAVQLASGDLAIAITHSGATRDVIEPLRVAFEHGATTVAVTGRPNSAVTQYADHVLATSTARESELRPAAMSSRTSQLLVVDCLFVGVAQRTYATAAPALAASYEALAHRHR from the coding sequence GTGACCAAGGCCGTGAAGGAAACCTTCAGTCCCGATCCCGCCGCCCTCGCCGCCAAGGTCCGCACCCTGGCCCCCTCCCTGACCCGCTCCATGCGCCGCGTCGCCGAAGCCGTCGCGAACGACCCGGCGGGCTGCGCCGCTCTCACCGTCACCGGCCTCGCCGAACACACCGGCACCAGTGAGGCGACCGTCGTGCGCACCGCCCGCCTCCTCGGCTATCCCGGCTACCGCGACCTGCGGCTCGCCCTCGCCGGGCTGGCGGCGCACCAGCGGTCCGGGCGGGCGCCCGCCCTCACCACCGACATCGCCGTCGACGATCCGCTGGCGGACGTGGTCGCCAAACTCGCCCACGACGAACGGCAGACCCTCGCCGACACCGCCGCCGCCCTCGACACCGGCCAGCTCGAGGCCGCCGTCGCCGCGGCGGCGGCCGCACGGCGCATCGACGTGTACGGCGTCGGGGCGTCCGGGCTCGTCGCCCAGGACCTCACCCAGAAGCTCCTGCGGATCGGGCTCATCGCGCACGCCCACAGCGACACCCACCTCGCGGTGACCACCGCGGTCCAACTCGCCTCCGGCGACCTCGCGATCGCCATCACGCATTCCGGTGCGACGCGCGACGTCATCGAACCGCTGCGGGTGGCGTTCGAGCACGGGGCCACCACCGTCGCCGTCACCGGACGGCCGAACAGCGCGGTGACGCAGTACGCCGATCACGTGCTGGCCACGTCGACCGCGCGCGAGAGCGAGCTGCGCCCGGCGGCGATGTCGTCCCGGACAAGTCAGCTGCTGGTGGTCGACTGCCTGTTCGTGGGGGTGGCCCAGCGCACCTACGCGACGGCCGCGCCGGCGTTGGCCGCGTCGTACGAGGCGTTGGCGCACCGGCACCGGTAG
- a CDS encoding copper homeostasis protein CutC, producing MSKRAVLEVIALDVEDAVAAQTGGADRLELVTDMAADGLTPPVAVFAAIRAAVDLSLRVMLRHSDGFAAGPAEQIDSLVRVAGELRTAGADEFVLGFLDADGGADLAAVERIVAELDGCRWTFHRALDHAGDRDALRKQLDGLPGLDTYLTAGSATGVDTGLPTLLAEAARGGEQGYEQQLLVGGGLRLDHVPVLRAGGVDAFHIGGAARPDGWTGPVSAAAVREWRLAVDGKQDERDA from the coding sequence ATGAGCAAGCGTGCAGTTCTGGAGGTGATCGCCCTCGACGTCGAGGACGCGGTCGCCGCCCAGACCGGAGGCGCGGACCGCCTCGAGCTGGTCACCGACATGGCCGCCGACGGGCTCACCCCGCCGGTCGCGGTCTTCGCCGCGATCCGGGCCGCCGTCGACCTCTCCCTGCGCGTGATGCTCAGACACTCCGACGGCTTCGCGGCGGGACCCGCCGAGCAGATCGACTCCCTGGTACGGGTCGCCGGCGAGCTGCGGACGGCCGGTGCGGACGAGTTCGTGCTCGGATTCCTCGACGCGGACGGCGGGGCGGACCTGGCCGCGGTGGAGCGGATCGTCGCCGAGCTGGACGGCTGCCGCTGGACCTTCCACCGCGCCCTCGACCACGCCGGCGACCGCGACGCCCTGCGCAAACAGCTCGACGGCCTGCCCGGCCTGGACACCTACCTCACGGCCGGTTCCGCCACCGGCGTCGACACCGGCCTGCCCACCCTCCTCGCCGAGGCGGCACGGGGCGGGGAGCAGGGGTACGAGCAGCAGCTCCTCGTCGGCGGCGGGCTGCGCCTCGACCATGTGCCGGTGCTGAGGGCGGGAGGCGTCGACGCCTTCCACATCGGCGGCGCGGCCCGGCCGGACGGCTGGACCGGGCCCGTGTCGGCGGCCGCCGTGCGGGAATGGCGGCTCGCGGTGGACGGGAAGCAGGACGAGCGGGACGCGTAG
- the murQ gene encoding N-acetylmuramic acid 6-phosphate etherase, translated as MTSQPDPSELRAALETLTTEAFRSDLAEIDRLPTLDIARLMNGEDTEVPTAVGARLAQIAAVIDAVAARMARGGRLVYAGAGTAGRLGVLDASECPPTFNTGPGQVVGLIAGGPAAVVTSVEGAEDSAELAEADLAALVLTPDDTVVGVSASGRTPYAVGAVRYARARGALTVGLACNPDSELAAAAEHGIEVVVGAELLTGSTRLKAGTAQKLVLNMISTITMIRLGKTYGNLMVDVRASNEKLRARSRRIVALATGAAEPEIEAALAATDGEVKNAILALLAGVDGPTAARLLEESGGHLRAALGAARG; from the coding sequence ATGACCTCCCAGCCCGACCCCAGCGAGCTGCGCGCCGCGCTCGAAACCCTCACCACCGAAGCCTTCCGCTCCGATCTCGCCGAGATCGACCGGCTCCCGACCCTCGACATCGCCCGCCTCATGAACGGGGAGGACACCGAGGTCCCCACCGCCGTCGGGGCGCGGCTTGCGCAGATCGCCGCCGTCATCGACGCCGTCGCCGCCCGCATGGCCCGAGGTGGCCGGCTGGTCTACGCCGGTGCCGGCACCGCCGGACGGCTCGGGGTGCTCGACGCCTCCGAGTGCCCGCCGACCTTCAACACCGGGCCCGGCCAGGTCGTCGGGCTGATCGCCGGTGGCCCGGCGGCGGTGGTCACCTCCGTCGAGGGCGCCGAGGACTCCGCGGAGCTCGCCGAAGCCGATCTGGCCGCCCTCGTACTCACGCCCGACGACACCGTGGTCGGCGTCTCCGCCTCCGGCCGCACCCCGTACGCCGTCGGCGCCGTGCGCTACGCGCGGGCCCGGGGCGCCCTGACCGTCGGGCTGGCCTGCAACCCGGACAGCGAGCTGGCCGCCGCCGCCGAGCACGGCATCGAGGTGGTCGTGGGGGCGGAGCTGCTCACCGGCTCCACCCGGCTGAAGGCGGGCACCGCCCAGAAACTGGTCCTGAACATGATCTCGACGATCACGATGATCCGGCTGGGCAAGACCTACGGGAACCTGATGGTCGACGTCCGCGCCTCCAACGAGAAGCTGCGCGCCCGTTCACGGCGGATCGTCGCGCTGGCGACCGGGGCGGCCGAGCCGGAGATCGAGGCCGCCCTCGCGGCCACCGACGGCGAGGTGAAGAACGCGATCCTCGCCCTGCTGGCCGGCGTGGACGGGCCGACGGCCGCCCGCCTTCTGGAGGAGTCCGGGGGACATCTGCGCGCCGCGCTCGGTGCGGCGCGCGGCTGA
- a CDS encoding DNA repair helicase XPB, translating to MNGPLIVQSDKTLLLEVDHEQADDCRRAIAPFAELERAPEHIHTYRLTPLGLWNARAAGHDAEQVVDALVQYSRYPVPHALLVDIAETMDRYGRLTLSKHPAHGLVLTTTDRPVLEEILRSKRVAPLVGVRIDPDSVAVHPSERGQIKQTLLKLGWPAEDLAGYVDGEAHPIELAEDGWALRPYQKQAVENFWHGGSGVVVLPCGAGKTLVGAGAMAQAKSTTLILVTNTVSARQWKHELVKRTSLTEEEIGEYSGTRKEIRPVTIATYQVLTTRRKGVYPHLELFDSRDWGLILYDEVHLLPAPVFKFTADLQARRRLGLTATLVREDGRESDVFSLIGPKRFDAPWKEIEAQGYIAPADCVEVRVNLTDSERLAYATAEAEEKYRFCATTATKRKVTEALVRRFAGQQILVIGQYIDQLDELGEHLNAPVIKGETSNAQREKLFDAFRQGEISVLVVSKVANFSIDLPEATVAIQVSGTFGSRQEEAQRLGRVLRPKADGHQAHFYSVVARDTLDQDFAAHRQRFLAEQGYAYRIMDADELLAGEA from the coding sequence GTGAACGGACCGCTGATCGTCCAGTCGGACAAGACTCTGCTCCTGGAGGTCGACCATGAGCAGGCGGACGACTGCCGTCGTGCCATCGCGCCGTTCGCGGAGCTGGAGCGCGCGCCGGAGCACATCCACACCTACCGGCTGACGCCGCTGGGCCTGTGGAACGCGCGGGCCGCCGGGCACGACGCCGAGCAGGTCGTGGACGCGCTCGTGCAGTACAGCCGCTACCCGGTGCCGCACGCGCTGCTCGTCGACATCGCCGAGACGATGGACCGCTACGGCCGTCTGACCCTGAGCAAGCACCCGGCGCACGGCCTCGTGCTCACCACCACCGACCGGCCGGTGCTGGAGGAGATCCTGCGCTCCAAGCGAGTCGCTCCGCTGGTCGGCGTCCGGATCGACCCGGACAGCGTCGCCGTGCACCCCTCCGAGCGCGGTCAGATCAAGCAGACGCTGCTGAAGCTCGGCTGGCCGGCCGAGGACCTCGCGGGATACGTCGACGGCGAGGCGCATCCGATCGAGCTGGCCGAGGACGGCTGGGCGCTGCGGCCCTACCAGAAGCAGGCGGTGGAGAACTTCTGGCACGGCGGCAGCGGGGTCGTGGTGCTGCCGTGCGGTGCGGGCAAGACCCTGGTCGGCGCCGGGGCGATGGCCCAGGCGAAGTCGACCACGCTGATCCTCGTCACGAACACCGTCTCCGCACGGCAGTGGAAGCACGAGCTGGTGAAGCGGACGTCGCTGACCGAGGAGGAGATCGGCGAGTACAGCGGGACGCGCAAGGAGATCCGGCCGGTCACCATCGCCACGTACCAGGTGCTCACGACCCGGCGGAAGGGCGTCTACCCGCACCTGGAGCTGTTCGACTCCCGGGACTGGGGGCTCATCCTCTACGACGAGGTGCACCTGCTGCCGGCTCCGGTGTTCAAGTTCACGGCGGATCTCCAGGCACGTCGGCGTCTCGGCCTGACCGCGACCCTCGTCCGCGAGGACGGCCGTGAGTCGGACGTGTTCTCCCTGATCGGTCCGAAGCGGTTCGACGCGCCGTGGAAGGAGATCGAGGCGCAGGGCTACATCGCGCCCGCGGACTGCGTCGAGGTCCGGGTGAACCTGACGGACTCCGAGCGGCTGGCGTACGCGACCGCCGAGGCGGAGGAGAAGTACCGCTTCTGCGCGACGACGGCGACGAAGCGCAAGGTGACGGAGGCGCTCGTCCGCCGCTTCGCGGGCCAGCAGATCCTGGTCATCGGCCAGTACATCGACCAGCTGGACGAGCTGGGCGAGCACCTGAACGCTCCGGTGATCAAGGGCGAGACCTCCAACGCGCAGCGCGAGAAGCTCTTCGACGCCTTCCGGCAGGGTGAGATCAGCGTCCTGGTGGTGTCCAAGGTCGCGAACTTCTCGATCGACCTGCCGGAGGCGACGGTCGCCATCCAGGTGTCGGGCACCTTCGGCTCCCGTCAGGAGGAGGCCCAGCGACTGGGCCGGGTCCTGCGCCCGAAGGCGGACGGCCACCAGGCCCACTTCTACTCGGTGGTGGCACGGGACACCCTCGACCAGGACTTCGCGGCGCACCGCCAGCGCTTCCTGGCGGAACAGGGCTACGCGTACCGGATCATGGACGCGGACGAGCTGCTCGCGGGTGAGGCCTGA
- a CDS encoding GNAT family N-acetyltransferase, whose product MTTPRIPAGRLTLEGVSPSAAAGLRAGGGGGFVWLGGGPFEGTRDAAGTMVRAFVSGVHRPEFGMYVLVRREDGRAVGSVSFHAAPDDDGRTEIGYDLVEAARGHGYATEALRALAGWALARDDVRRLFAVVGRTNAPSRHVLERAGFVKVGGGDEEDAYELRGREHPA is encoded by the coding sequence GTGACCACCCCGCGCATCCCCGCCGGACGCCTCACCCTCGAGGGCGTCTCGCCCAGCGCCGCCGCCGGACTGCGGGCGGGCGGCGGCGGCGGCTTCGTCTGGCTCGGGGGCGGACCGTTCGAGGGGACGCGGGACGCCGCCGGGACGATGGTGCGGGCGTTCGTGTCCGGCGTGCACCGGCCGGAGTTCGGCATGTACGTCCTGGTGCGACGGGAGGACGGCCGGGCCGTCGGCAGCGTGAGCTTTCACGCCGCCCCCGACGACGACGGCCGTACGGAGATCGGCTACGACCTGGTCGAGGCGGCCCGTGGCCACGGCTACGCGACCGAGGCGCTGCGCGCGCTGGCCGGCTGGGCGCTGGCGCGGGACGACGTACGACGCCTGTTCGCGGTCGTCGGGCGGACCAACGCCCCCTCCCGGCACGTGCTCGAACGGGCCGGGTTCGTCAAGGTCGGCGGAGGCGACGAGGAGGACGCGTACGAGCTGCGCGGGCGGGAGCACCCGGCGTAA
- a CDS encoding HD domain-containing protein, which yields MADLDALRTRFSHTLDRTRGPAAGPDPAPYCDDLLARWQEPQRRYHTLKHLTDVLDRVDVLAEHAADPDVVRLAAWFHDAVYLPDRSENEERSARLAERALPEAGVSPERTAEVARLVRLTVTHDPSDDDLDGQVLCDADLAILAAPPTAYAAYTAAVREEYHFVPSDAFRAGRADILRQLLDLPRLFRTPYGSERWEATARYNLRGELELLTS from the coding sequence ATGGCCGATCTCGACGCCCTGCGCACCCGTTTCAGCCACACCCTGGACAGGACCCGGGGCCCGGCCGCCGGTCCCGACCCGGCGCCGTACTGCGACGACCTCCTCGCCCGCTGGCAGGAGCCGCAGCGCCGCTACCACACGCTCAAGCACCTCACCGACGTCCTCGACCGCGTCGACGTGCTCGCGGAGCACGCCGCCGACCCGGACGTCGTCCGGCTGGCCGCCTGGTTCCACGACGCCGTCTACCTTCCCGACCGGTCCGAGAACGAGGAGCGCTCCGCCCGTCTCGCCGAGCGCGCCCTGCCCGAGGCGGGTGTGTCGCCGGAGCGGACCGCCGAGGTCGCGAGGCTCGTCCGGCTCACCGTCACCCACGATCCGTCCGACGACGACCTCGACGGCCAGGTGCTGTGCGACGCCGACCTCGCGATCCTCGCCGCCCCGCCGACCGCGTACGCCGCCTACACCGCCGCCGTCCGCGAGGAGTACCACTTCGTCCCCAGCGACGCCTTCCGGGCCGGCCGGGCGGACATCCTGCGTCAACTCCTCGACCTGCCCCGGCTGTTCAGGACGCCGTACGGGAGCGAGCGGTGGGAGGCCACGGCCCGCTACAACCTGCGGGGCGAGCTGGAACTGCTCACCTCGTGA
- a CDS encoding helicase C-terminal domain-containing protein produces MSTEDQRAPRSLAAALRARDDASLAALLRARPDLITPVPTDLTQLATRAGTRASVVRALERLDRFALQTAEALAVAGDPATYAELLGLMAGDTRDQAVADALPGALAALREQALVWGDEGSLRLVRTARELLAPSAQHPSPTGLGPSVREATAGMSPGRIQELVVAAGLPSTHDSVSAAGALTALFTHRRKMAALLAKAPADSVDVLKRLMWGPPYGQVTADPGARLRWLLDRGLLLPTAPGTVVLPREVALHLREGRAHRAAEPVPPTVEALATHRPQVVDATAAGQAYTALATVEELLKDWHEGGPAVLRAGGLSVRDLKRTAVALDVSEPMAAFWVELAYAAGLLASDGEAEERYAATPEYDEWLERAPADRWAQLAQAWLAATRTSGVVGGRDLKERALSALGPGLDRSAAPEVRHRVLTLLAGLPEGAAPDPEAVLARLRWERPLRGPQSRQSPQAQQGSQGSEGDDDLRSRLARWTLTEAELLGVTGRGALSAHGRALLGARSATGPATAAATARTGPTGPTGPGDKLPVPHRATAAGSSAAPLSPPEQAVATAAAARLLAPLLPEPLDHVLLQADLTAVAPGPLRRPLADVLSVLADVESKGGATVYRFTPGSVRRALDAGRSASDLHAFLAEHSRTPVPQPLAYLIDDVARRHGHLRVGAASAYVRCDDDALLNEILADKRAAALRLRRLAPTVLATQADPAALLEGLRSMGFAPAAESAEGDVLITRAHAHRTPPRTAPEPVPDGPPVPDTTLLTAAIRAIRAGDLAATAPRKPAEDAAPLAPGELPRTSSAETLATMQAAVLTGEALWIGYVNAEGTASQRVIAPVRVEGGFVTAYDHTADEVRTYPLHRITGVAELADD; encoded by the coding sequence ATGAGCACCGAGGACCAGCGGGCCCCCCGTTCCCTAGCGGCAGCGCTCCGCGCCCGGGACGACGCTTCCCTTGCCGCACTCCTGCGCGCCCGCCCCGACCTCATCACCCCGGTCCCCACCGACCTCACTCAGCTCGCCACCCGCGCCGGCACCCGCGCCTCCGTCGTCCGCGCGCTGGAGCGGCTCGACCGGTTCGCCCTCCAGACCGCGGAGGCGCTGGCCGTGGCCGGCGACCCGGCGACGTACGCCGAACTGCTCGGTCTGATGGCGGGCGACACCCGCGACCAGGCGGTCGCCGACGCCCTGCCCGGCGCCCTGGCCGCGCTGCGGGAACAGGCCCTGGTCTGGGGCGACGAGGGCAGCCTCCGCCTCGTCCGCACCGCCCGGGAACTGCTCGCGCCGTCCGCGCAGCACCCCTCCCCGACGGGGCTCGGGCCGAGCGTGCGGGAGGCGACGGCGGGCATGTCCCCGGGCCGGATCCAGGAGCTGGTGGTGGCGGCCGGGCTGCCGTCCACGCACGACTCGGTGTCCGCCGCCGGCGCGCTCACCGCCCTGTTCACGCACCGCAGGAAGATGGCCGCCCTGCTCGCGAAGGCGCCCGCCGACTCCGTCGACGTCCTGAAGCGGCTGATGTGGGGGCCACCGTACGGGCAGGTCACGGCCGATCCGGGGGCACGGCTGCGCTGGCTGCTCGATCGCGGGCTGCTGCTGCCTACGGCGCCCGGAACCGTCGTCCTGCCCCGCGAGGTGGCCCTGCACCTGCGCGAGGGCCGGGCCCACCGCGCGGCGGAACCCGTGCCGCCCACGGTCGAGGCACTCGCCACGCACCGTCCACAGGTGGTGGACGCGACGGCGGCCGGGCAGGCGTACACGGCGTTGGCGACCGTGGAGGAGCTGCTGAAGGACTGGCACGAGGGCGGCCCCGCGGTCCTGCGGGCCGGCGGGCTGAGCGTGCGCGACCTCAAGCGGACGGCCGTGGCCCTCGACGTGTCCGAGCCGATGGCCGCGTTCTGGGTGGAGCTGGCGTACGCGGCCGGGCTGCTCGCCTCGGACGGGGAGGCCGAGGAGCGGTACGCGGCCACCCCGGAGTACGACGAGTGGCTGGAGCGGGCCCCCGCCGACCGGTGGGCGCAGCTCGCGCAGGCCTGGCTGGCGGCGACCCGGACGTCCGGGGTGGTCGGCGGCCGGGACCTCAAGGAACGGGCCCTGTCGGCGTTGGGGCCCGGCCTGGACCGGTCCGCCGCGCCCGAGGTGCGCCATCGCGTGCTGACCCTGCTGGCCGGGCTGCCCGAGGGCGCCGCGCCGGACCCGGAGGCGGTGCTGGCCCGGCTGCGCTGGGAGCGCCCGCTGCGCGGACCGCAGAGCCGGCAGAGCCCGCAGGCTCAACAGGGCTCGCAGGGCTCCGAGGGCGACGACGACCTGCGTTCCCGGCTGGCCCGCTGGACCCTGACGGAGGCCGAGCTGCTGGGCGTGACCGGCCGCGGCGCGCTGTCGGCGCACGGGCGGGCGCTGCTGGGGGCACGGTCCGCGACCGGACCGGCCACCGCCGCCGCGACCGCGCGGACCGGCCCGACCGGCCCGACCGGCCCCGGCGACAAGCTCCCCGTGCCGCACCGCGCGACCGCCGCCGGATCCTCCGCCGCGCCCCTCTCGCCTCCCGAGCAGGCCGTGGCCACGGCGGCCGCCGCCCGTCTGCTCGCCCCGCTGCTGCCCGAGCCCCTGGACCACGTCCTGCTCCAGGCCGACCTGACCGCGGTCGCCCCCGGCCCGCTGCGGCGCCCGCTGGCCGACGTGCTGAGCGTCCTCGCGGATGTCGAGTCCAAGGGCGGCGCGACCGTCTACCGCTTCACACCCGGTTCGGTGCGCCGCGCCCTGGACGCCGGCCGCAGCGCCTCCGACCTGCACGCCTTCCTCGCCGAGCACTCCCGTACGCCGGTGCCGCAGCCGCTGGCGTACCTGATCGACGACGTGGCCCGTCGGCACGGCCATCTGCGGGTGGGCGCGGCCTCGGCCTACGTCCGCTGCGACGACGACGCCCTGCTGAACGAGATCCTGGCCGACAAGCGCGCCGCCGCCCTGCGCCTGCGCCGCCTGGCCCCGACGGTGCTCGCGACCCAGGCCGACCCGGCGGCCCTCCTCGAGGGTCTGCGCTCGATGGGCTTCGCGCCCGCCGCCGAGTCGGCCGAGGGGGATGTCCTGATCACCCGCGCCCATGCCCACCGCACCCCGCCCCGCACGGCCCCCGAGCCGGTGCCGGACGGTCCGCCGGTGCCCGACACCACCCTGCTCACCGCGGCGATCCGCGCGATCAGAGCGGGCGACCTGGCCGCCACGGCTCCCCGCAAGCCGGCCGAGGACGCCGCCCCGCTCGCCCCGGGCGAACTGCCCCGGACCAGCTCCGCCGAGACCCTCGCCACCATGCAGGCCGCCGTCCTCACCGGCGAGGCCCTGTGGATCGGCTACGTCAACGCCGAAGGCACCGCCAGCCAGCGCGTCATCGCCCCGGTCCGGGTGGAGGGGGGCTTCGTGACGGCGTACGACCACACGGCGGACGAAGTCCGCACGTACCCGCTGCACCGGATCACGGGAGTCGCGGAACTGGCGGACGACTGA
- a CDS encoding DUF4031 domain-containing protein has translation MTVYIDPPDWPGHGRMWSHLVSDVSYGELHAFAEALDVPRRAFERDHYDIPSHRYTEVVAAGAVEVSSREVVRLLTAAGLRRRKFAGR, from the coding sequence GTGACCGTCTACATCGACCCGCCGGACTGGCCGGGGCACGGCCGCATGTGGTCCCACCTCGTCAGCGATGTCTCGTACGGCGAACTGCACGCGTTCGCCGAGGCGTTGGACGTCCCGCGACGCGCCTTCGAGCGCGATCACTACGACATCCCGTCGCACCGCTACACCGAGGTGGTGGCGGCCGGCGCGGTAGAGGTGAGCAGTCGCGAGGTGGTGCGCCTGCTGACGGCGGCCGGCCTCCGCAGACGCAAGTTCGCGGGAAGGTAG